The Calditrichota bacterium genome includes the window GTCCTGATTGCTGATCCCATTTTCATTACCTCAATTGATTCATTCGCAAACGATAAAGTCGGACGACAGAATAAGTTTTCACCGCGATAAGCCCGCAGGCATAAATGGCAATCCAGAGCGCAAATTGCGGAAAAAATATGAGCGCCAGAGTCACCACGCTGGAATTAGAGAACTTTCCGCCCGGGCTGTAATTAAGCAGATAAACAATTTTATCGACTTTGTTGAAATAATTGGGAGATATGATGTCAAATTTGATGAATTGGTAGCTCAGATAAAAATCGATGAACGCATAATCGATGAGATACAGCGCAGCCGGCAGATAGACTTCTGGTCTGAAATGCAGGAAAATCACATAAAAAAACAGGATCTCAAATCGGTCGGCGATAATATCAATTTCCGCGCCAAGAACCGTTTCCTGCTTGAACGTGCGCGCATACCAGCCGTCGATGAAATCCACCAGCCAGTGAATTAAAAAACCGATGTAATTATAAATCGGTTCCTGATACCAGATAGCCAGCATGAAAAACGTCAAAGAACCCACAAGGCGAATGAGAGTGATGACATTTGCTTCACTGTAAAAACTGTCCGGATGCCGCTGTTTTGCCAATCGGAATTTCAACGATTCAGTCTTTCCTCAGATTATTCAATTTCCAATTCGCCACTTTGAAGCAATTTTTTGGCGTAAATTCGTTTTACAAGGTAAAGAATTATTACAAAAATGTCAAGATATTTTTCCGGNNNNNNNNNNNNNNTTTTTCGGGACTGGGAAGGTAAGCGTGTTTTTTAAGTCGTTTGT containing:
- a CDS encoding CDP-alcohol phosphatidyltransferase family protein, which codes for MKFRLAKQRHPDSFYSEANVITLIRLVGSLTFFMLAIWYQEPIYNYIGFLIHWLVDFIDGWYARTFKQETVLGAEIDIIADRFEILFFYVIFLHFRPEVYLPAALYLIDYAFIDFYLSYQFIKFDIISPNYFNKVDKIVYLLNYSPGGKFSNSSVVTLALIFFPQFALWIAIYACGLIAVKTYSVVRLYRLRMNQLR